One part of the Cyprinus carpio isolate SPL01 chromosome A25, ASM1834038v1, whole genome shotgun sequence genome encodes these proteins:
- the LOC109050603 gene encoding serine/threonine-protein phosphatase 6 regulatory subunit 3-B isoform X4, giving the protein MFWKFDLHTTSHIDTLLEKDDVTLTEVMDEEDVLQECKSQNHKLVDFLVRPQCMEDLVGYITQEPNDDVEEKIKYKYPNISCELLTSDVSQINDMLGEDENLLMKLYSFLQNEPPLNPLLASFFSKVLSILIGRKPEQIVEFLRKREDFVDLMIKHIGTSAIMDLLLRMLTCIEPQQLRQDVLNWLNEEKVIQRLVDMVQPSQDEDRHSNASQSLCEIIRLSRDQMFQVQGCSDPDPLLATLEKQETVEQLLSNIFDKEKNESAIVSVIQILLTLFETRRPAFEGHLDICPPGMNHPSFSVNQSILDAVRPRLKDFHQLLIEPPKKTVLNTTWGVLDPPVGNTRLNVVRLVTSLLQTNTHIINQELIALNTLGVILDMYFKYLWNNFLHTQVEICTAMILAMPSTQSESPEINRENDQEPIRENILIKHLFQKCQLIQRILDAWGSNEKEQTEGGRRRGYMGHLTRIANSIVHNSDKGPNGTQIQQLISELPEEDRERWEAFTSGQLADTNKKNTVDLVNTHHIHSSSDDEVDFKDSGFHQDSSIQQFGFNDEEFADQDDVGDIPFDRISDINFSLNTNESANMALFEACCKEKIQQFEDAGSDEEDIWDEKDVTFAPEAQRRPRSSGSTDSEESTDSEEEDGKRDPFESTNATADDRMEVDSGDGPVWMANFDDIPMDTGSSTAPSAPVSTSPTAVPEPSGWNSPNTAADAERSWADFSSFTPVSPKDPLRSNSPVAMETSIETVDPLGVNAPMQQENTEEWLPHETTPTSPRGKVEDGLDPEEEPVSDRITETVTNGSMKETVSLTVDAKTETAIFKRVLKSYREEEKRSTSDDASAKLFVAESGEVEKSMCPPSNCQKPGLKHLEEKAKATCKALNGPLEDAAAMEEAKSEQCTANPEAAVNGPA; this is encoded by the exons ATGTTTTGGAAGTTTGATCTGCACACGACATCCCACATCGACACACTCCTGGAAAAGGATGACGTTACGCTGACAGAGGTGATGGATGAGGAGGATGTCTTACAGGAGTGCAAGTCTCAGAACCACAAGCTCGTGGACTTCCTGGTGAGGCCACAGTGCATGGAGGATCTCGTGGGCTACATCACTCAGGAGCCCAatgatgatgtggaggagaaGATCAAATATAA gtATCCCAACATATCCTGTGAACTCCTGACCTCAGATGTTAGCCAGATCAATGACATGCTGGGTGAAGATGAAAATTTACTGATGAAACTCTACAGCTTCCTACAGAATGAGCCTCCCCTCAATCCGCTTCTGGCCAGTTTCTTCAGCAAGGTCCTGAGCATCCTCATTGGGAGGAAACCAGAGCAG ATCGTGGAGTTCCTCAGGAAGAGGGAAGACTTTGTGGATCTGATGATCAAGCACATAGGGACCTCGGCCATTATGGACCTCCTGCTCAGGATGCTCACCTGCATCGAGCCACAGCAGCTTAGACAAGATGTATTAAAT TGGCTAAATGAAGAGAAAGTTATACAGCGGCTGGTTGACATGGTGCAACCATCACAAGATGAGGAT AGACACTCAAACGCGTCCCAGTCACTCTGTGAGATCATTCGGCTGAGCAGAGATCAAATGTTCCAGGTGCAGGGCTGCTCAGATCCCGACCCTCTGCTGGCCACACTGGAGAA ACAAGAGACAGTAGAGCAGTTGCTGTCAAACATCTTTGACAAAGAGAAGAATGAGTCTGCCATAGTCAGTGTGATCCAGATTCTTCTAACCCTATTTGAGACACGGAGACCAGC GTTTGAAGGCCACCTTGATATTTGTCCCCCTGGAATGAACCATCCTTCATTCTCTGTCAATCAGAGTATTCTAGATGCTGTCAGACCCAGGCTGAAAGATTTTCACCAGCTTTTGATCGAGCCCCCAAAG aaaactgtCTTGAATACCACATGGGGAGTGTTGGATCCACCAGTGGGAAATACCCGTCTAAATGTGGTGCGACTAGTGACCAGCCTTCTTCAGACCAACACGCATATCATTAACCAGGAGCTCATTGCCCTCAACACATTGGGAGTCATACTA GACATGTACTTCAAATACTTATGGAATAATTTCCTACACACACAAGTAGAAATCTGTACAGCGATGATCTTAGCGATGCCTTCAACCCAAAGTGAATCTCCTGAAATCAACAGAGAAAACGACCAAGAGCCCATAAGAGAAAACATCCTTATTAAACAT CTCTTTCAGAAGTGCCAGTTAATACAAAGAATTCTTGATGCCTGGGGATCGAATGAGAAGGAGCA GACTGAGGGTGGGCGGCGGAGAGGTTACATGGGTCACCTGACAAGAATAGCAAACTCTATAGTCCACAACAGCGACAAAGGCCCCAATGGGACTCAAATTCAGCAGCTCATCTCAG AGCTTCCAGAGGAGGATAGGGAACGATGGGAGGCGTTTACTTCAGGACAGCTAGCAGATACAAACAAGAAAAACACTGTTGACTTA GttaacacacaccacatacactcATCCAGCGATGATGAGGTAGATTTTAAAGACAGCGGGTTTCATCAGGACTCCTCCATACAGCAA TTTGGCTTCAATGACGAAGAGTTTGCCGATCAGGATGATGTCGGGGA TATTCCCTTTGATAGAATATCAGACATCAATTTTTCCTTGAATACAAATGAAAGT GCGAACATGGCACTCTTTGAGGCCTGCTGTAAGGAAAAGATCCAGCAGTTCGAGGACGCCGGATCGGATGAGGAAGATATCTGGGATGAGAAGGACGTCACATTCGCACCGGAAGCTCAGAGACGTCCCAG GAGCTCAGGAAGTACAGATAGCGAGGAGAGTACGGACTCTGAGGAGGAGGATGGGAAGCGAGACCCATTCGAATCCACCAACGCCACCGCTGACGACAGAATGGAAGTGGACTCTGGGGATG GACCGGTATGGATGGCAAATTTTGATGACATACCTATGGACACGGGCAGCTCCACGGCTCCCAGCGCACCTGTCTCAACCTCACCGACTGCAGTGCCCGAACCTTCAGGCTGGAACTCCCCGAACACCGCTGCAGATGCAGAGAGGAGTTGGGCTGACTTCTCCAGCTTCACACCCGTCAG CCCCAAGGATCCTTTGAGGAGCAATTCCCCTGTAGCCATGGAGACCAGCATAGAAACAGTGGATCCTCTGGGAGTCAACGCGCCCATGCAGCAAGAAA ACACAGAGGAGTGGCTTCCCCATGAGACCACCCCGACTTCCCCTAGAGGGAAGGTAGAGGATGGCTTGGACCCCGAGGAAGAGCCTGTCAGTGACCGCATCACAGAAACGGTCACCAACGGCTCTATGAAGGAGACGGTCAGCCTTACTGTAGACGCCAAAACCGAAACCGCTATTTTCAAGAG AGTGTTGAAATCGTATCG CGAAGAAGAGAAACGATCTACCTCTGATGACGCATCTGCAAAGTTGTTTGTTGCAGAGAGTGGGGAAGTGGAGAAAAGCATGTGTCCTCCTAGCAACTGTCAGAAACCAGG tctaaAGCACTTAGAAGAGAAAGCAAAAGCCACTTGCAAAGCTCTAAATGGTCCTCTTGAGGATGCGGCTGCTATGGAGGAAGCCAA ATCAGAGCAGTGCACGGCCAACCCTGAGGCAGCAGTGAACGGTCCGGCATGA
- the LOC109050603 gene encoding serine/threonine-protein phosphatase 6 regulatory subunit 3 isoform X6, producing MFWKFDLHTTSHIDTLLEKDDVTLTEVMDEEDVLQECKSQNHKLVDFLVRPQCMEDLVGYITQEPNDDVEEKIKYKYPNISCELLTSDVSQINDMLGEDENLLMKLYSFLQNEPPLNPLLASFFSKVLSILIGRKPEQIVEFLRKREDFVDLMIKHIGTSAIMDLLLRMLTCIEPQQLRQDVLNWLNEEKVIQRLVDMVQPSQDEDRHSNASQSLCEIIRLSRDQMFQVQGCSDPDPLLATLEKQETVEQLLSNIFDKEKNESAIVSVIQILLTLFETRRPAFEGHLDICPPGMNHPSFSVNQSILDAVRPRLKDFHQLLIEPPKKTVLNTTWGVLDPPVGNTRLNVVRLVTSLLQTNTHIINQELIALNTLGVILDMYFKYLWNNFLHTQVEICTAMILAMPSTQSESPEINRENDQEPIRENILIKHLFQKCQLIQRILDAWGSNEKEQTEGGRRRGYMGHLTRIANSIVHNSDKGPNGTQIQQLISELPEEDRERWEAFTSGQLADTNKKNTVDLVNTHHIHSSSDDEVDFKDSGFHQDSSIQQMQQMTSNFIEQFGFNDEEFADQDDVGDIPFDRISDINFSLNTNESANMALFEACCKEKIQQFEDAGSDEEDIWDEKDVTFAPEAQRRPRSSGSTDSEESTDSEEEDGKRDPFESTNATADDRMEVDSGDGPVWMANFDDIPMDTGSSTAPSAPVSTSPTAVPEPSGWNSPNTAADAERSWADFSSFTPVSPKDPLRSNSPVAMETSIETVDPLGVNAPMQQENTEEWLPHETTPTSPRGKVEDGLDPEEEPVSDRITETVTNGSMKETVSLTVDAKTETAIFKSEEEKRSTSDDASAKLFVAESGEVEKSMCPPSNCQKPGLKHLEEKAKATCKALNGPLEDAAAMEEAKSEQCTANPEAAVNGPA from the exons ATGTTTTGGAAGTTTGATCTGCACACGACATCCCACATCGACACACTCCTGGAAAAGGATGACGTTACGCTGACAGAGGTGATGGATGAGGAGGATGTCTTACAGGAGTGCAAGTCTCAGAACCACAAGCTCGTGGACTTCCTGGTGAGGCCACAGTGCATGGAGGATCTCGTGGGCTACATCACTCAGGAGCCCAatgatgatgtggaggagaaGATCAAATATAA gtATCCCAACATATCCTGTGAACTCCTGACCTCAGATGTTAGCCAGATCAATGACATGCTGGGTGAAGATGAAAATTTACTGATGAAACTCTACAGCTTCCTACAGAATGAGCCTCCCCTCAATCCGCTTCTGGCCAGTTTCTTCAGCAAGGTCCTGAGCATCCTCATTGGGAGGAAACCAGAGCAG ATCGTGGAGTTCCTCAGGAAGAGGGAAGACTTTGTGGATCTGATGATCAAGCACATAGGGACCTCGGCCATTATGGACCTCCTGCTCAGGATGCTCACCTGCATCGAGCCACAGCAGCTTAGACAAGATGTATTAAAT TGGCTAAATGAAGAGAAAGTTATACAGCGGCTGGTTGACATGGTGCAACCATCACAAGATGAGGAT AGACACTCAAACGCGTCCCAGTCACTCTGTGAGATCATTCGGCTGAGCAGAGATCAAATGTTCCAGGTGCAGGGCTGCTCAGATCCCGACCCTCTGCTGGCCACACTGGAGAA ACAAGAGACAGTAGAGCAGTTGCTGTCAAACATCTTTGACAAAGAGAAGAATGAGTCTGCCATAGTCAGTGTGATCCAGATTCTTCTAACCCTATTTGAGACACGGAGACCAGC GTTTGAAGGCCACCTTGATATTTGTCCCCCTGGAATGAACCATCCTTCATTCTCTGTCAATCAGAGTATTCTAGATGCTGTCAGACCCAGGCTGAAAGATTTTCACCAGCTTTTGATCGAGCCCCCAAAG aaaactgtCTTGAATACCACATGGGGAGTGTTGGATCCACCAGTGGGAAATACCCGTCTAAATGTGGTGCGACTAGTGACCAGCCTTCTTCAGACCAACACGCATATCATTAACCAGGAGCTCATTGCCCTCAACACATTGGGAGTCATACTA GACATGTACTTCAAATACTTATGGAATAATTTCCTACACACACAAGTAGAAATCTGTACAGCGATGATCTTAGCGATGCCTTCAACCCAAAGTGAATCTCCTGAAATCAACAGAGAAAACGACCAAGAGCCCATAAGAGAAAACATCCTTATTAAACAT CTCTTTCAGAAGTGCCAGTTAATACAAAGAATTCTTGATGCCTGGGGATCGAATGAGAAGGAGCA GACTGAGGGTGGGCGGCGGAGAGGTTACATGGGTCACCTGACAAGAATAGCAAACTCTATAGTCCACAACAGCGACAAAGGCCCCAATGGGACTCAAATTCAGCAGCTCATCTCAG AGCTTCCAGAGGAGGATAGGGAACGATGGGAGGCGTTTACTTCAGGACAGCTAGCAGATACAAACAAGAAAAACACTGTTGACTTA GttaacacacaccacatacactcATCCAGCGATGATGAGGTAGATTTTAAAGACAGCGGGTTTCATCAGGACTCCTCCATACAGCAA ATGCAACAAATGACGTCCAATTTTATTGAGCAGTTTGGCTTCAATGACGAAGAGTTTGCCGATCAGGATGATGTCGGGGA TATTCCCTTTGATAGAATATCAGACATCAATTTTTCCTTGAATACAAATGAAAGT GCGAACATGGCACTCTTTGAGGCCTGCTGTAAGGAAAAGATCCAGCAGTTCGAGGACGCCGGATCGGATGAGGAAGATATCTGGGATGAGAAGGACGTCACATTCGCACCGGAAGCTCAGAGACGTCCCAG GAGCTCAGGAAGTACAGATAGCGAGGAGAGTACGGACTCTGAGGAGGAGGATGGGAAGCGAGACCCATTCGAATCCACCAACGCCACCGCTGACGACAGAATGGAAGTGGACTCTGGGGATG GACCGGTATGGATGGCAAATTTTGATGACATACCTATGGACACGGGCAGCTCCACGGCTCCCAGCGCACCTGTCTCAACCTCACCGACTGCAGTGCCCGAACCTTCAGGCTGGAACTCCCCGAACACCGCTGCAGATGCAGAGAGGAGTTGGGCTGACTTCTCCAGCTTCACACCCGTCAG CCCCAAGGATCCTTTGAGGAGCAATTCCCCTGTAGCCATGGAGACCAGCATAGAAACAGTGGATCCTCTGGGAGTCAACGCGCCCATGCAGCAAGAAA ACACAGAGGAGTGGCTTCCCCATGAGACCACCCCGACTTCCCCTAGAGGGAAGGTAGAGGATGGCTTGGACCCCGAGGAAGAGCCTGTCAGTGACCGCATCACAGAAACGGTCACCAACGGCTCTATGAAGGAGACGGTCAGCCTTACTGTAGACGCCAAAACCGAAACCGCTATTTTCAAGAG CGAAGAAGAGAAACGATCTACCTCTGATGACGCATCTGCAAAGTTGTTTGTTGCAGAGAGTGGGGAAGTGGAGAAAAGCATGTGTCCTCCTAGCAACTGTCAGAAACCAGG tctaaAGCACTTAGAAGAGAAAGCAAAAGCCACTTGCAAAGCTCTAAATGGTCCTCTTGAGGATGCGGCTGCTATGGAGGAAGCCAA ATCAGAGCAGTGCACGGCCAACCCTGAGGCAGCAGTGAACGGTCCGGCATGA
- the LOC109050603 gene encoding serine/threonine-protein phosphatase 6 regulatory subunit 3 isoform X1 — protein MFWKFDLHTTSHIDTLLEKDDVTLTEVMDEEDVLQECKSQNHKLVDFLVRPQCMEDLVGYITQEPNDDVEEKIKYKYPNISCELLTSDVSQINDMLGEDENLLMKLYSFLQNEPPLNPLLASFFSKVLSILIGRKPEQIVEFLRKREDFVDLMIKHIGTSAIMDLLLRMLTCIEPQQLRQDVLNWLNEEKVIQRLVDMVQPSQDEDRHSNASQSLCEIIRLSRDQMFQVQGCSDPDPLLATLEKQETVEQLLSNIFDKEKNESAIVSVIQILLTLFETRRPAFEGHLDICPPGMNHPSFSVNQSILDAVRPRLKDFHQLLIEPPKKTVLNTTWGVLDPPVGNTRLNVVRLVTSLLQTNTHIINQELIALNTLGVILDMYFKYLWNNFLHTQVEICTAMILAMPSTQSESPEINRENDQEPIRENILIKHLFQKCQLIQRILDAWGSNEKEQTEGGRRRGYMGHLTRIANSIVHNSDKGPNGTQIQQLISELPEEDRERWEAFTSGQLADTNKKNTVDLVNTHHIHSSSDDEVDFKDSGFHQDSSIQQAFSDYQMQQMTSNFIEQFGFNDEEFADQDDVGDIPFDRISDINFSLNTNESANMALFEACCKEKIQQFEDAGSDEEDIWDEKDVTFAPEAQRRPRSSGSTDSEESTDSEEEDGKRDPFESTNATADDRMEVDSGDGPVWMANFDDIPMDTGSSTAPSAPVSTSPTAVPEPSGWNSPNTAADAERSWADFSSFTPVSPKDPLRSNSPVAMETSIETVDPLGVNAPMQQENTEEWLPHETTPTSPRGKVEDGLDPEEEPVSDRITETVTNGSMKETVSLTVDAKTETAIFKRVLKSYREEEKRSTSDDASAKLFVAESGEVEKSMCPPSNCQKPGLKHLEEKAKATCKALNGPLEDAAAMEEAKSEQCTANPEAAVNGPA, from the exons ATGTTTTGGAAGTTTGATCTGCACACGACATCCCACATCGACACACTCCTGGAAAAGGATGACGTTACGCTGACAGAGGTGATGGATGAGGAGGATGTCTTACAGGAGTGCAAGTCTCAGAACCACAAGCTCGTGGACTTCCTGGTGAGGCCACAGTGCATGGAGGATCTCGTGGGCTACATCACTCAGGAGCCCAatgatgatgtggaggagaaGATCAAATATAA gtATCCCAACATATCCTGTGAACTCCTGACCTCAGATGTTAGCCAGATCAATGACATGCTGGGTGAAGATGAAAATTTACTGATGAAACTCTACAGCTTCCTACAGAATGAGCCTCCCCTCAATCCGCTTCTGGCCAGTTTCTTCAGCAAGGTCCTGAGCATCCTCATTGGGAGGAAACCAGAGCAG ATCGTGGAGTTCCTCAGGAAGAGGGAAGACTTTGTGGATCTGATGATCAAGCACATAGGGACCTCGGCCATTATGGACCTCCTGCTCAGGATGCTCACCTGCATCGAGCCACAGCAGCTTAGACAAGATGTATTAAAT TGGCTAAATGAAGAGAAAGTTATACAGCGGCTGGTTGACATGGTGCAACCATCACAAGATGAGGAT AGACACTCAAACGCGTCCCAGTCACTCTGTGAGATCATTCGGCTGAGCAGAGATCAAATGTTCCAGGTGCAGGGCTGCTCAGATCCCGACCCTCTGCTGGCCACACTGGAGAA ACAAGAGACAGTAGAGCAGTTGCTGTCAAACATCTTTGACAAAGAGAAGAATGAGTCTGCCATAGTCAGTGTGATCCAGATTCTTCTAACCCTATTTGAGACACGGAGACCAGC GTTTGAAGGCCACCTTGATATTTGTCCCCCTGGAATGAACCATCCTTCATTCTCTGTCAATCAGAGTATTCTAGATGCTGTCAGACCCAGGCTGAAAGATTTTCACCAGCTTTTGATCGAGCCCCCAAAG aaaactgtCTTGAATACCACATGGGGAGTGTTGGATCCACCAGTGGGAAATACCCGTCTAAATGTGGTGCGACTAGTGACCAGCCTTCTTCAGACCAACACGCATATCATTAACCAGGAGCTCATTGCCCTCAACACATTGGGAGTCATACTA GACATGTACTTCAAATACTTATGGAATAATTTCCTACACACACAAGTAGAAATCTGTACAGCGATGATCTTAGCGATGCCTTCAACCCAAAGTGAATCTCCTGAAATCAACAGAGAAAACGACCAAGAGCCCATAAGAGAAAACATCCTTATTAAACAT CTCTTTCAGAAGTGCCAGTTAATACAAAGAATTCTTGATGCCTGGGGATCGAATGAGAAGGAGCA GACTGAGGGTGGGCGGCGGAGAGGTTACATGGGTCACCTGACAAGAATAGCAAACTCTATAGTCCACAACAGCGACAAAGGCCCCAATGGGACTCAAATTCAGCAGCTCATCTCAG AGCTTCCAGAGGAGGATAGGGAACGATGGGAGGCGTTTACTTCAGGACAGCTAGCAGATACAAACAAGAAAAACACTGTTGACTTA GttaacacacaccacatacactcATCCAGCGATGATGAGGTAGATTTTAAAGACAGCGGGTTTCATCAGGACTCCTCCATACAGCAA GCCTTTTCTGATTATCAGATGCAACAAATGACGTCCAATTTTATTGAGCAGTTTGGCTTCAATGACGAAGAGTTTGCCGATCAGGATGATGTCGGGGA TATTCCCTTTGATAGAATATCAGACATCAATTTTTCCTTGAATACAAATGAAAGT GCGAACATGGCACTCTTTGAGGCCTGCTGTAAGGAAAAGATCCAGCAGTTCGAGGACGCCGGATCGGATGAGGAAGATATCTGGGATGAGAAGGACGTCACATTCGCACCGGAAGCTCAGAGACGTCCCAG GAGCTCAGGAAGTACAGATAGCGAGGAGAGTACGGACTCTGAGGAGGAGGATGGGAAGCGAGACCCATTCGAATCCACCAACGCCACCGCTGACGACAGAATGGAAGTGGACTCTGGGGATG GACCGGTATGGATGGCAAATTTTGATGACATACCTATGGACACGGGCAGCTCCACGGCTCCCAGCGCACCTGTCTCAACCTCACCGACTGCAGTGCCCGAACCTTCAGGCTGGAACTCCCCGAACACCGCTGCAGATGCAGAGAGGAGTTGGGCTGACTTCTCCAGCTTCACACCCGTCAG CCCCAAGGATCCTTTGAGGAGCAATTCCCCTGTAGCCATGGAGACCAGCATAGAAACAGTGGATCCTCTGGGAGTCAACGCGCCCATGCAGCAAGAAA ACACAGAGGAGTGGCTTCCCCATGAGACCACCCCGACTTCCCCTAGAGGGAAGGTAGAGGATGGCTTGGACCCCGAGGAAGAGCCTGTCAGTGACCGCATCACAGAAACGGTCACCAACGGCTCTATGAAGGAGACGGTCAGCCTTACTGTAGACGCCAAAACCGAAACCGCTATTTTCAAGAG AGTGTTGAAATCGTATCG CGAAGAAGAGAAACGATCTACCTCTGATGACGCATCTGCAAAGTTGTTTGTTGCAGAGAGTGGGGAAGTGGAGAAAAGCATGTGTCCTCCTAGCAACTGTCAGAAACCAGG tctaaAGCACTTAGAAGAGAAAGCAAAAGCCACTTGCAAAGCTCTAAATGGTCCTCTTGAGGATGCGGCTGCTATGGAGGAAGCCAA ATCAGAGCAGTGCACGGCCAACCCTGAGGCAGCAGTGAACGGTCCGGCATGA